From one Lysinibacillus sp. G4S2 genomic stretch:
- the ruvA gene encoding Holliday junction branch migration protein RuvA — MYDYLKGQIKRITPEYIVLEQQGIGWQLNTPNPFAFRTSALEQQIFVHLHVREDAQMLYGFPNLDQRELFRKLILVSGIGPKGALAILATGNPQQVISAIEREDESFLVKFPGVGKKTARQMILDLKGKLGGLMETIELPSSEDELPLFGVNPFKHELEEAILALMALGYSEKELEKIRPQLEENDKLETTDAFMKQALQLLLKLK; from the coding sequence ATGTATGATTATTTAAAAGGACAAATAAAGCGTATCACTCCTGAGTATATCGTCCTTGAACAGCAAGGGATTGGCTGGCAGTTGAATACACCTAATCCATTTGCGTTCAGGACATCTGCACTTGAACAACAAATTTTTGTACACTTGCATGTACGTGAGGATGCACAAATGTTATATGGCTTTCCAAATTTAGACCAACGTGAGCTGTTTCGTAAACTTATTCTAGTGTCAGGAATTGGACCAAAGGGTGCTCTTGCTATTTTAGCTACTGGGAACCCACAACAGGTGATAAGTGCTATTGAACGAGAGGATGAATCGTTTTTAGTAAAATTCCCGGGTGTGGGCAAGAAAACGGCACGTCAAATGATTCTAGATTTAAAAGGTAAACTTGGCGGATTAATGGAGACTATTGAGCTACCTAGTTCAGAGGATGAGCTTCCATTATTTGGTGTGAATCCATTTAAACATGAGCTTGAAGAAGCTATTCTTGCCTTAATGGCACTTGGTTATTCTGAAAAAGAACTTGAAAAAATACGTCCACAGCTTGAAGAAAATGACAAGCTTGAAACAACAGATGCAT
- a CDS encoding phosphotransferase: MKRAKQLEIAEKVRVIHRQLGHLEPSLILPLMKSDDEYLIVQAWQEGSHSANFAHKKDRKESLKLLNTLHDTHKKIAWQRVPGLHTYSQLLKWQMRHMRFKSRRDEFRAFLTKEEINHILQYSEKSLQLIALEDVPEKEITLLHGDVVHHNFLWCSDGELRLIDFDLSHLGEADDEYILWLHRVLPAVDYDIGNIFAELPELERLDKRKLHRLKYPNELLREWLFAVDLPLDQQLVFLDYLVPFTKRALTYWPKLWYDIDRMMKK; encoded by the coding sequence GTGAAACGTGCAAAGCAGTTAGAAATAGCAGAAAAGGTAAGGGTTATACATCGACAGCTTGGACATCTTGAACCCTCGCTGATTTTACCTTTAATGAAAAGTGATGATGAGTATTTAATCGTGCAAGCTTGGCAAGAAGGAAGTCATAGTGCGAATTTTGCACATAAAAAAGATCGGAAGGAATCACTTAAGTTATTAAATACTTTACATGATACACATAAGAAAATTGCTTGGCAGCGAGTGCCGGGCTTGCACACCTATTCACAGCTTTTAAAATGGCAAATGCGTCATATGCGTTTTAAGAGCAGACGGGATGAATTTCGTGCATTTTTAACGAAAGAAGAAATCAATCATATTTTACAATATAGTGAGAAGTCGTTACAGTTAATTGCTCTGGAGGACGTACCCGAAAAAGAAATAACGCTTTTACATGGAGATGTCGTACATCATAATTTTTTATGGTGCTCAGATGGAGAATTGCGTTTAATTGATTTTGATTTGTCTCATCTTGGAGAAGCGGATGATGAATATATTTTATGGTTGCATCGTGTACTGCCAGCTGTAGATTATGACATTGGTAATATATTTGCAGAGCTACCAGAGTTGGAACGCTTAGATAAAAGAAAGCTACATCGTTTAAAATATCCAAATGAGCTATTACGTGAATGGCTTTTTGCAGTTGATTTACCATTAGATCAACAGCTTGTGTTTTTAGATTATTTAGTGCCGTTTACAAAACGAGCCCTCACATATTGGCCGAAACTGTGGTACGATATTGATAGAATGATGAAGAAATGA
- a CDS encoding LysM peptidoglycan-binding domain-containing protein, with translation MRIHIVQKGDTLWKIAKEYGVSFEDLKRLNAHLANPDYIVPGMEIILPEKIHKEPHREQHRETDWGMHREGHRESHKEGYKEHMHKEHMHKESPIKHVKEKEVQRPMPPPIIVPPPPMPEPQMIPIPYPMPMPMPQQAPVELNWSQQVVMPQVEQNQTVSPIQIQPPPQPVAQPELPPPPAPMPQPIFIMPQMPQMPTVPHCASCHQPVHHHMYWHMPMHMPMPMPMPMEMPMQMPMPMEPQVEAYMMPEQPTSCEMPGSKVAGMENFLESSSSPFFPMKPEFEQMPEMGVGHSCGCNSQPMMMPNWKMDSCNCQPPCPPPCPPPCPMPCPMPCQSSCPPPCPMPYSSTGPWMSPHFFPGGMTPYRW, from the coding sequence TTGCGTATTCATATTGTTCAAAAGGGAGATACGTTGTGGAAGATTGCGAAAGAGTATGGTGTTTCGTTTGAAGATTTAAAACGGCTCAATGCTCATCTTGCTAATCCAGATTATATTGTACCGGGCATGGAAATTATCCTACCTGAAAAAATACACAAAGAACCTCATAGAGAACAGCATCGAGAAACAGATTGGGGAATGCATAGAGAAGGACATAGGGAATCACATAAAGAAGGGTACAAGGAACATATGCACAAAGAACATATGCACAAGGAGTCACCTATAAAACATGTTAAAGAAAAAGAGGTACAGAGACCGATGCCACCACCGATTATTGTACCACCACCACCGATGCCAGAACCACAGATGATTCCTATTCCTTATCCAATGCCAATGCCGATGCCACAGCAAGCGCCTGTTGAGCTTAACTGGAGTCAACAAGTTGTCATGCCACAAGTAGAGCAAAATCAAACTGTATCACCAATTCAAATTCAACCACCACCACAGCCTGTAGCACAACCGGAACTACCGCCACCACCAGCCCCAATGCCACAACCGATTTTTATCATGCCACAAATGCCGCAAATGCCGACAGTACCACATTGTGCAAGTTGCCATCAGCCAGTACACCATCATATGTATTGGCATATGCCAATGCATATGCCGATGCCAATGCCAATGCCGATGGAAATGCCAATGCAAATGCCAATGCCAATGGAACCGCAAGTAGAAGCTTATATGATGCCAGAGCAACCAACATCATGTGAAATGCCAGGCAGTAAAGTTGCTGGGATGGAAAATTTCTTAGAATCTAGTTCATCACCATTCTTCCCTATGAAGCCTGAATTTGAGCAAATGCCGGAGATGGGAGTGGGGCATTCCTGTGGTTGTAATTCACAACCAATGATGATGCCAAATTGGAAAATGGACTCATGTAATTGTCAACCGCCATGTCCACCACCATGCCCACCACCATGTCCAATGCCATGTCCAATGCCATGTCAATCATCATGTCCACCACCGTGCCCAATGCCGTATTCGTCAACAGGTCCATGGATGTCACCGCACTTTTTCCCAGGCGGGATGACGCCTTATCGATGGTGA
- a CDS encoding transcription repressor NadR — MKKMLGEERRLQLLAQLKKSTAPITGTDLAKFANVSRQVIVNDMTLLKARNEPIIATSQGYIYMHQEQLHQTVERTIPCFHTSEDAEDELITIVDCGGTVKNVIVEHPIYGEITASIMVSNRHEVKKFIQRVTDTQASYLSELTGGTHLHVISAPSVEILDLIELTLQKKGYLVADQ, encoded by the coding sequence ATGAAAAAAATGTTAGGCGAAGAACGCCGACTGCAACTTCTAGCACAGCTAAAAAAAAGCACAGCACCTATAACAGGGACGGACTTAGCTAAATTCGCAAATGTTTCTAGACAAGTCATTGTTAATGATATGACATTATTAAAGGCTAGAAATGAACCTATTATTGCAACTAGCCAAGGATATATTTATATGCATCAGGAACAATTACATCAAACTGTTGAACGTACAATCCCTTGCTTCCATACCTCAGAGGATGCAGAAGATGAGCTTATTACAATAGTTGATTGCGGTGGTACAGTAAAAAATGTTATTGTAGAACATCCTATTTATGGCGAAATTACTGCATCTATTATGGTCTCTAACCGTCATGAAGTAAAAAAATTTATTCAACGTGTTACCGATACACAGGCAAGTTACTTATCTGAACTAACGGGGGGTACACATCTTCATGTAATTTCTGCGCCTTCAGTTGAAATTTTAGATTTAATTGAGCTCACTTTACAAAAAAAAGGCTATTTAGTAGCGGATCAATAA
- a CDS encoding thiol-disulfide oxidoreductase DCC family protein, whose amino-acid sequence MGGIILFDGVCNFCDSSVQFIIKHDEAAYFQFASIQSDAGQALLVQYEVPKNIDSVILIEHGKAYFESTAALKICRRLDSFWPACFVFILIPSFMRNRMYRIFAKNRYRFFGRKEKCLLPTPSQRKRFL is encoded by the coding sequence GTGGGTGGTATTATTTTGTTTGACGGAGTATGCAATTTTTGTGACAGTAGTGTGCAATTTATTATCAAACATGATGAGGCAGCATATTTTCAATTTGCATCTATCCAGAGCGATGCTGGGCAGGCGTTACTTGTTCAATACGAAGTACCAAAAAATATAGATAGTGTCATATTAATTGAGCATGGAAAGGCATATTTTGAATCCACAGCAGCACTTAAAATCTGTCGGAGATTAGATAGTTTTTGGCCAGCTTGTTTTGTTTTCATCCTTATCCCTTCATTTATGCGAAATAGGATGTACCGAATATTTGCAAAAAATCGGTATCGTTTTTTCGGTCGAAAAGAAAAATGCTTATTGCCAACACCTTCACAGCGAAAAAGGTTTCTCTAA
- the pheA gene encoding prephenate dehydratase produces MTEQQWEKRIGYLGPEASFTYLATKATFPTEWLVPCATIPECIEAVAKGKVDLAVVPLENALEGSVSLTLDYLFHEATLYVTGELQLKIQQHLMVNKEQKDNWESIKGVYSHPHALAQCHKYLFYRFSHVPLHQTTSTAAAAKYVSENPSECMAAVGNAAAAEKYGLEIVQSNIHDFHFNHTRFFVLSKQNIRLPQNLSNGQAKTTFMITLPTDRSGALHQVLSVFAWRQLNLSKIESRPLKTGLGDYFFMIDVLADEKEPMMRGAMEELAALGCKVKSLGTYFTYLTSDE; encoded by the coding sequence ATGACAGAGCAACAATGGGAAAAACGAATTGGATATTTAGGACCGGAAGCATCATTTACATACTTAGCAACGAAGGCAACCTTTCCAACTGAGTGGCTTGTCCCTTGTGCTACAATTCCAGAATGTATCGAGGCAGTAGCGAAGGGGAAGGTAGATTTAGCAGTTGTACCGTTGGAAAATGCTTTAGAAGGCTCCGTATCACTAACGCTTGATTATTTATTCCATGAGGCAACACTCTATGTTACTGGAGAACTTCAATTGAAGATACAGCAGCATTTAATGGTCAATAAAGAGCAGAAGGACAATTGGGAATCGATTAAAGGAGTTTATTCACATCCACATGCGCTAGCACAGTGTCATAAATATTTATTTTATCGATTCAGCCATGTTCCGTTACATCAAACAACATCAACAGCAGCAGCGGCAAAATATGTATCCGAAAATCCGAGCGAATGCATGGCGGCGGTTGGCAATGCAGCGGCAGCAGAAAAATATGGCTTAGAAATTGTTCAATCTAATATTCATGATTTCCATTTTAACCATACACGATTTTTCGTATTATCTAAGCAAAATATACGATTACCACAAAATTTATCGAATGGACAGGCAAAAACAACGTTCATGATTACATTGCCGACAGACCGTTCAGGGGCATTACACCAAGTACTATCAGTATTTGCATGGCGTCAGCTAAATTTAAGTAAAATCGAATCAAGACCATTAAAAACGGGCTTAGGTGATTATTTCTTTATGATTGATGTATTGGCAGATGAAAAGGAGCCTATGATGCGTGGGGCTATGGAAGAACTAGCTGCACTTGGTTGCAAGGTGAAGTCACTTGGTACATACTTTACTTATCTAACTTCAGACGAGTAA
- a CDS encoding ACT domain-containing protein yields MKNVANQRYYLVREDVLTDAMQKTLEAKHLLSSGSVSSIWDAVKQVDLSRSAFYKYRDAVFPFHSIVQERILTVFLQLQDRKGTLAKLLETVTITHCNVLTIHQTIPIQGRANVTLSLDVTSMTCELDDLIQQLKRLDFVESAEVISSGAL; encoded by the coding sequence ATGAAGAATGTTGCGAATCAGCGATATTATTTAGTTCGTGAAGATGTTTTAACGGATGCTATGCAAAAAACTTTGGAGGCGAAACACCTACTTTCAAGTGGTTCGGTATCTTCCATATGGGATGCGGTAAAGCAGGTGGATTTATCGCGTAGTGCGTTTTACAAATATCGTGATGCTGTATTTCCTTTTCACTCAATTGTGCAGGAACGCATTTTAACAGTCTTTTTACAGCTTCAGGACCGTAAAGGAACACTTGCAAAGCTTTTAGAAACAGTGACAATTACGCATTGCAATGTACTGACTATCCATCAAACAATACCGATTCAAGGACGTGCCAATGTTACATTGTCATTAGATGTAACTAGTATGACATGTGAACTTGATGATTTAATACAGCAACTCAAACGTTTAGATTTTGTAGAATCAGCGGAAGTAATTAGTTCTGGTGCATTGTAA
- the obgE gene encoding GTPase ObgE, which yields MFVDHVKIYVKGGDGGDGMVAFRREKYVPNGGPAGGDGGHGGNVVFEVEEGLRTLMDFRYKRHFKADRGEHGMSKGMHGRRADDLIVKVPPGTVVLNEETGVVIADLVEHGQQAIIAKAGRGGRGNSRFATPANPAPELSEKGEPGQELNVILELKVLADVGLVGFPSVGKSTLLSVVSAAKPKIGAYHFTTIVPNLGMIETDDHRSFAMADLPGLIEGAHEGVGLGHQFLRHIERTRVIVHVIDMSGMEGRDPYEDYLTINEELKQYNLRLTERPQIIVANKMDMPEAEENLEEFRKKVGEDIQIFPISAISRQGLKELLFAIADLLEVTPEFPLYDDVEEQSEATVMYKHEGKGEDFEITRDDDGAFIISGYAIERLFKMTDFSREDGIRRFARQLRAMGVDEALRERGAQDGDTVRLQEFEFEFVD from the coding sequence ATGTTTGTCGATCACGTTAAGATTTATGTAAAAGGTGGCGACGGTGGTGACGGAATGGTTGCCTTCCGCCGAGAAAAATATGTACCGAATGGTGGTCCAGCTGGTGGCGACGGTGGACATGGTGGTAACGTAGTATTTGAAGTTGAAGAGGGTTTACGAACATTAATGGATTTCCGCTATAAACGCCACTTCAAGGCTGACCGTGGTGAGCATGGTATGAGTAAAGGAATGCATGGTAGACGTGCAGACGATTTGATCGTTAAAGTTCCACCAGGCACAGTCGTATTGAACGAAGAAACAGGTGTTGTTATTGCCGATTTAGTCGAGCATGGTCAACAAGCGATTATCGCAAAAGCTGGCCGTGGTGGCCGAGGGAATTCTCGCTTTGCAACACCAGCTAATCCTGCTCCAGAACTTTCTGAAAAAGGTGAGCCAGGACAAGAATTAAATGTTATATTAGAGTTAAAAGTTTTAGCAGATGTGGGGCTAGTAGGTTTCCCAAGTGTTGGTAAATCAACGCTTTTATCTGTTGTTTCTGCTGCAAAGCCAAAAATTGGTGCATATCATTTTACAACGATTGTACCGAATTTAGGGATGATTGAAACAGATGATCATCGAAGCTTTGCGATGGCAGATTTACCTGGTCTTATTGAAGGAGCACATGAAGGGGTAGGCTTAGGTCATCAATTTTTACGACATATTGAACGTACACGCGTTATTGTTCATGTTATTGATATGTCAGGAATGGAAGGTCGCGATCCGTACGAGGATTATTTAACGATTAATGAAGAGCTAAAGCAATATAATCTTCGTTTAACAGAGCGTCCACAAATTATTGTTGCCAATAAAATGGATATGCCAGAAGCAGAAGAAAACTTAGAGGAATTCCGCAAAAAAGTGGGAGAAGATATTCAAATTTTCCCGATTTCAGCAATTTCACGTCAAGGTTTAAAAGAGTTACTATTTGCCATTGCTGATTTACTTGAAGTAACGCCTGAATTCCCTCTATATGATGATGTAGAGGAGCAATCAGAAGCAACGGTAATGTATAAACATGAAGGAAAAGGTGAAGATTTCGAAATTACTCGTGATGATGATGGTGCATTTATCATTAGTGGATACGCAATTGAACGCCTATTTAAAATGACTGACTTTAGCCGTGAAGATGGTATTCGCCGTTTTGCTCGTCAATTGCGTGCAATGGGCGTAGATGAAGCACTACGCGAACGTGGAGCACAAGATGGCGATACAGTTCGTCTGCAAGAGTTTGAATTTGAATTTGTCGATTAA
- a CDS encoding Spo0B domain-containing protein, with product MNNQSLTISEVLRFANHDYVNQLQLIRMNLDLGRIDESKKLIQNYSEQLQALSILNRLQLPRTIEWLQTAGWRYPSLPMKLSGEIKKPVTNNIDTEIVDYLNKTVMHVYDTLDPFTEQSLALDVRVDDHTFAVTFTLNGLWSADAFTEKGLKQLDIQTNEQTNTCWQYVLNANRE from the coding sequence ATGAACAATCAATCACTAACCATTAGTGAAGTATTACGTTTTGCAAATCATGATTATGTGAATCAGCTTCAGCTTATTCGCATGAATTTAGATTTAGGTAGAATTGATGAATCAAAAAAACTTATTCAAAATTATTCGGAACAGTTACAAGCGCTTTCTATCCTTAATCGTCTACAATTACCGCGAACAATCGAGTGGCTGCAAACAGCAGGCTGGCGCTATCCTTCATTACCAATGAAGCTTAGCGGTGAGATAAAAAAGCCCGTCACAAATAATATTGATACGGAAATTGTAGATTACTTAAACAAAACAGTTATGCATGTTTATGATACATTAGATCCATTTACAGAGCAGAGCTTAGCGCTCGATGTACGTGTTGACGATCATACATTTGCCGTGACATTCACGCTAAATGGGCTATGGAGTGCTGATGCATTCACCGAAAAAGGTTTGAAACAATTAGACATTCAAACAAATGAACAGACGAATACGTGCTGGCAATATGTCTTGAATGCAAATAGGGAGTGA
- the rpmA gene encoding 50S ribosomal protein L27 yields the protein MKLLLALDLQLFASKKGVGSTKNGRDSESKRLGAKRADGQFVTGGSILYRQRGTKIYPGTNVGRGGDDTLFAKVDGVVKFERLGRDRKQVSVYPASQEA from the coding sequence ATGAAATTATTATTAGCATTAGACCTTCAACTTTTCGCATCTAAAAAAGGGGTAGGTTCTACTAAAAACGGACGTGACTCTGAGTCTAAACGTCTTGGTGCTAAACGTGCTGATGGCCAATTCGTAACTGGTGGTTCAATTCTTTACCGTCAACGCGGTACAAAAATTTACCCAGGTACAAACGTAGGTCGTGGTGGTGACGATACACTATTTGCTAAAGTTGACGGCGTTGTTAAATTCGAACGCTTAGGTCGCGATCGCAAACAAGTATCTGTATACCCAGCATCACAAGAAGCTTAA
- a CDS encoding ribosomal-processing cysteine protease Prp, protein MIQVTIHHNENRHVSAFEFSGHAEYDESGKDLVCAGASTIAIGTVNAIYALLQLQPEVEQAAEGGGYLKVDLPSDIEPEIDAKLQLIVQVMTAQVYSMVQNYGQYIQINYNQVGGGTR, encoded by the coding sequence ATGATACAAGTTACGATTCATCACAATGAAAATAGACATGTGTCCGCATTTGAATTTTCAGGACATGCTGAATACGATGAATCTGGTAAGGATTTAGTATGCGCAGGAGCATCTACAATTGCCATAGGTACTGTGAATGCTATTTATGCACTACTACAATTACAGCCAGAAGTCGAACAAGCTGCTGAAGGTGGAGGCTATCTTAAGGTAGATTTACCATCAGATATAGAGCCTGAAATTGATGCAAAACTACAGTTAATTGTCCAAGTAATGACTGCCCAAGTGTATTCAATGGTACAAAATTACGGACAATACATCCAAATCAACTACAACCAAGTAGGAGGTGGAACACGATGA
- the rplU gene encoding 50S ribosomal protein L21: MYAIIETGGKQIKVEAGQEIYVEKLGVEADEVVTFDKVLFVGGENVKVGAPFVEGATVTAKVVKEGRAKKIVVFKLKAKKNYRRKQGHRQPYTKLVVEAINA; this comes from the coding sequence ATGTACGCAATTATTGAAACTGGTGGTAAACAAATCAAAGTAGAAGCTGGTCAAGAAATCTATGTTGAAAAATTAGGTGTAGAAGCTGACGAGGTTGTAACTTTCGATAAAGTTTTATTCGTAGGTGGCGAAAACGTTAAAGTTGGAGCTCCATTCGTAGAAGGCGCTACTGTAACAGCTAAAGTTGTGAAAGAAGGCCGTGCGAAAAAAATCGTTGTTTTCAAATTGAAAGCTAAAAAGAACTACCGTCGTAAACAAGGTCACCGTCAACCTTACACAAAATTAGTTGTTGAAGCTATCAACGCTTAA
- a CDS encoding site-2 protease family protein, with the protein MKIKLHLLCIPFVFLMIFSGQIAYYSIILFSLLWHEAGHLLAAMLCGVKVKSCVITPYGGEIEFENPTVVSATSLLWIALGGPIATILGIGLAFFMPELLASKLIHVQLVLLAINVLPIIPLDGGRIFLASLYLFYPRVRIFEYYYWISFLIASILLMITLNYLPQAIFLAILCLFIWLQALKEWNYRKYRLAFEKYVMNRLT; encoded by the coding sequence ATGAAAATTAAACTGCATCTTCTATGTATCCCTTTCGTATTTTTAATGATTTTTAGTGGCCAAATTGCTTATTACTCCATTATTTTATTTTCGTTATTATGGCATGAAGCAGGTCATCTATTAGCTGCAATGCTTTGTGGTGTTAAGGTAAAATCATGCGTTATTACACCTTACGGAGGGGAAATAGAGTTTGAAAATCCAACGGTTGTGTCAGCAACGTCACTCCTATGGATTGCCCTTGGAGGACCAATCGCTACAATATTAGGGATTGGCCTCGCTTTTTTTATGCCAGAACTACTTGCTTCTAAGCTCATCCATGTACAACTTGTGCTATTAGCCATCAATGTATTACCAATTATTCCGTTAGATGGTGGCAGAATATTTTTAGCGTCTTTATATTTATTCTATCCAAGGGTTCGTATATTTGAATATTACTACTGGATTTCATTTTTAATTGCGTCTATACTACTCATGATAACTTTAAATTACCTCCCACAAGCTATTTTTTTAGCAATTTTATGTTTATTTATTTGGCTTCAAGCGTTGAAAGAATGGAATTATCGAAAATATCGTTTAGCATTTGAGAAATATGTAATGAATAGATTGACTTAA
- a CDS encoding M23 family metallopeptidase, with amino-acid sequence MFKKWKWLVTILLVAAIMLVIRLEDQGVLETPVRKLVTTSADLTYLSELGQSWLNKDDATIVVSSDVGQTELLTFANAQVFQEGFLLQYDAGLPVYAGQNGLVVFTGHTKYTGKTMTISYDDGTTVSYGMLDSLAQLPYTTVQANDLIGMKETGQLYISIEKDKSYYSLEQIVQWLEAAASNEN; translated from the coding sequence TTGTTTAAGAAATGGAAATGGTTGGTCACAATATTACTTGTGGCTGCAATTATGCTCGTAATTCGTTTAGAGGATCAAGGTGTATTGGAAACACCTGTGCGAAAACTTGTTACAACATCAGCAGATTTAACTTATTTAAGCGAGCTCGGACAAAGTTGGCTAAATAAAGACGATGCAACAATAGTGGTATCGAGTGATGTTGGGCAAACTGAACTATTAACATTTGCTAATGCGCAAGTTTTTCAGGAAGGCTTTTTATTGCAGTATGATGCGGGTCTTCCAGTGTATGCTGGACAAAATGGTCTTGTCGTTTTCACTGGTCATACAAAATATACTGGTAAAACAATGACGATTAGCTATGATGATGGCACAACAGTTTCTTATGGTATGTTGGATAGTTTAGCACAACTGCCATATACAACGGTGCAGGCAAATGATTTAATCGGCATGAAAGAGACGGGACAACTCTATATCTCGATTGAAAAAGATAAGTCATATTATAGTTTAGAACAAATTGTACAGTGGCTTGAAGCAGCGGCGTCCAATGAAAATTAA
- the minD gene encoding septum site-determining protein MinD: MGEAIVITSGKGGVGKTTTAANLGTALALQGKKICLVDTDIGLRNLDVILGLENRIIYDLVDVVEGRCKIHQALIKDKRVDEKLFLLPAAQTTDKNAVNPEQMKSLVEELKRDYDYVLIDCPAGIEQGYRNAVAGADHAIVVTTPEISAVRDADRIIGLLEQEEITAPKLIINRIRQHMMKSGDTLDVNEITTHLSIDLLGIIVDSEGVISSSNKGEPVVMDPTNKASLGYRNIARRILGESVPLMAIEDEHRGVFSKLKALFSR, from the coding sequence GTGGGAGAAGCGATCGTCATAACTTCAGGTAAAGGCGGTGTCGGAAAAACAACGACAGCGGCTAACCTTGGGACTGCATTGGCTCTACAAGGTAAAAAAATATGTTTAGTAGATACAGATATTGGTCTACGTAATTTAGACGTAATTTTAGGCCTTGAGAATCGCATTATTTACGATTTAGTAGATGTTGTTGAAGGGCGCTGTAAGATTCATCAAGCGTTAATAAAAGATAAACGTGTAGATGAGAAACTATTTTTATTACCTGCCGCTCAAACGACAGATAAAAATGCTGTAAATCCTGAGCAGATGAAGAGCCTAGTAGAGGAACTGAAAAGAGACTATGATTATGTTTTAATAGACTGTCCAGCGGGCATTGAACAAGGCTATCGAAATGCTGTTGCTGGAGCAGATCATGCAATTGTAGTAACAACGCCAGAAATCTCTGCTGTGCGTGATGCAGATCGAATTATTGGCTTGCTCGAACAGGAAGAAATTACTGCACCTAAGCTAATTATTAACCGCATTCGTCAACATATGATGAAGAGCGGCGATACTTTAGATGTGAATGAAATTACAACACATTTGTCTATCGATCTATTAGGGATAATCGTAGATAGTGAAGGAGTTATTTCATCTTCCAATAAAGGTGAACCAGTAGTAATGGATCCAACTAACAAAGCATCTCTAGGCTATCGTAATATTGCCCGTCGAATACTTGGGGAATCTGTGCCACTTATGGCAATTGAAGATGAACATAGAGGTGTATTTTCAAAACTTAAAGCGTTATTTTCAAGATGA
- the minC gene encoding septum site-determining protein MinC: MKKQLVNMKGTKDGFVLHLDDQCAYVDLVEELKKKVSESGIDSKVDVQLYLGYRYCSDKQIKELIKIVQETEQLIVSKVQSEVLTVHESDQKRIESQQDTYLGVVRSGQILRSPGDIIIVGNVNPNGRVEAGGNVYVLGKLKGIAHAGVHGNKDAIIAASRLEATHIMIADQVQAMSDEHVKAMNQEEMTCAFIGYDGRITYDQIHALKNIRPLLNVSKGGS; this comes from the coding sequence ATGAAAAAACAGTTAGTTAATATGAAGGGAACAAAGGATGGATTTGTTCTTCATTTAGACGATCAATGTGCGTATGTCGATTTAGTAGAAGAACTTAAAAAGAAAGTTTCAGAAAGCGGTATCGATAGCAAAGTAGATGTACAATTATATTTAGGCTATCGATACTGTTCTGATAAACAAATTAAAGAGCTTATTAAGATTGTTCAAGAAACAGAGCAATTAATCGTCTCGAAAGTGCAAAGTGAAGTACTGACTGTCCATGAAAGCGACCAGAAAAGGATTGAAAGTCAACAAGATACATATTTAGGGGTGGTCAGATCAGGTCAAATTCTGCGTTCGCCAGGAGATATTATTATCGTCGGGAATGTCAATCCGAATGGACGTGTAGAAGCCGGTGGCAATGTGTATGTCCTAGGTAAACTCAAAGGAATTGCACATGCTGGTGTTCATGGTAATAAAGATGCAATTATTGCAGCATCTCGCCTTGAAGCCACGCATATCATGATTGCTGACCAGGTTCAGGCTATGTCAGACGAACATGTAAAAGCAATGAATCAGGAAGAGATGACTTGTGCATTTATTGGCTATGATGGACGCATTACGTACGATCAAATTCACGCGTTAAAAAATATTCGACCATTGTTAAATGTGTCTAAGGGAGGAAGCTAG